The following nucleotide sequence is from Grus americana isolate bGruAme1 unplaced genomic scaffold, bGruAme1.mat H_33, whole genome shotgun sequence.
tctgggattcctgagggacggccttagcagtaaagaccaAACCAAAGGCGCCATTCAGTAACTccgccttctctgtatcctccatcaccagggcacccacctcattcagcatgggcccacattttccctagtcttccttttgctgctgaggtACTTGAAAAAGCCCTCCTtattgtccttgacatcccttgccagatttaattccaagtgggccttagccttcctcgCTGCATCCCGACATTCTCTGACTACATCCCTCTATTCCTCCCAAGCAGCCGGCCCCTTTTTCCACAgtctgtaaacttccttcttcccttggAGTTTTTCCAGCggctccttgctcatccatgcaggtctccttccccctttgcttgttttcctgctcTTCGGGATGCACCGATCTTGAGCTCagaggaagtggtgcttgaatactgaccagctctcttgggccCCCTTCCCTTCTAGACCctaacccatgggattctcccaagGAGGAttttgaagaggccaaagtcacTCTCCTCAAACTGattgagggtcccaccacccattggTCTCAgggtagtctttagcagtccattgtatcgtTGGATTTttccagaggctggtgcatgatgggggatgtgatacacccactcaatgccatgctctttggcccaggtgtctatgaggttgttctgAAAATGAGTCCTGTTTTCTGACTcacttctttctggggtgccatgtcaccacaggacttgcttttcaaggcccaggatagtgttccagACAGTGGCATGGGACATGGGATATGTTTctagccatccagtggttgcttccaccattgtaagcacATGGTACTggccttggtgggtttgtgggagtgtgatgtagtcaatctgccaggcctccccatatttatatttcagccatcgtcctccataccagagaggcttcacccgcttggcttgcttgattgcagtgcatgtttcacattcatggataacctgtgagaTGGAATCCAgggtcaagtccacccctcgatcacgagcccatctatatgttgcatctcttccttgatggcctgaggtaTCATGAGCCCAATGAGCTATAAACAATTCATCCTTACATTGCCAGTCCAGATCTACCTGAGCCATTTCAATCTTAGCAGTCTGATCCACCTGattgttgttttgatgttcctcagtggctcAACTCTTGGGCACGTAGGCATCTACATGATGTACTTCCaccaccagcttctctagccgggcagcgATATCTTGCCATAATtcggcagcccagatgggtttgcctctacgctgccagttgctctgcttccattgctgtaaccacccccacagggcattggccaccatccatgaatCAGTATACAGGTAGAGCATCGGccagttttctctttcagcaatgtccaaagccagctggatggctttcacctctgcaaactggctcgattcaccttctccttcagcagcttctgtgactCGTCATGTAGGACTCCACACAGCAGCATTCTGCCTCcaatgctttcccacgatgcaacaggacccatcagtgaagagggcatatggtttctcatcctctgttagtttattatatggtggggcctcttcagcacgtcacctcctcctctggcaacattccgaaatctttgccttctggccagtccatgatcacttCCAAAATTCCTGGGTGACTGGGGTTTTCTgttcgagcccgctgtgtgatcagtgcaacccacttactccacatagcatcagttgcatggtgcgtagaggggaccctccctttgaacatccagcccagcacaaTGCCTatgaaagcttgtgtttccGTTTTGTTGGTCAGcggagacatggctgctattttgttgatcacatccattgggatctgaaAACGctcatcttgccattttattcctaaaaactggatctcctgtgcaggccccttgaccttacttcgttttatggcaaaaccagctttcagcaggatttggactatgttcttccctttctcagagatttcttctgctgtgttgccccatacaatgatgtcatcaatgtattgcaaaTGTTCTggagcttcaccctgttccaaTGCAGCCTGGgtcagtccatggcaaatggtgggctgtgtttccacccctggggcagtcaattccaggtgtactggacaaCCCTCCAAGTGAAgacaaactgtggcctgcactctgccaccaaagggatcgagaaaaatgcattagctatatcaattgtggcgtaccacttggctgcctttgactccagttcatattgaagttccagcatgtctggcacggcagcactcatcagcggtgtgacttcattcaggccacaattgtctactgtcagcctccactctccattggacttctgcactggccatatgggactgttgaagggtgagcgggttctgctgatcactccctgactcaccagttgacgaattagcttatggatgggaatcagcGAGTATCGGTTGGTGCAGTATTGCCACCAGTGCACCGCTGTGGTAGCTATTGGtacctgttgttcttcaaacttgagcaaccccacaacagaagggtcctccgagagaccagGCAAAgtagacaatggttcaatttcccCCGTCTTGAAGGCAACActtccaaaagcccaccggtatCCTTTTGgttccttgaaataccctctcctgaGGTAGTCTATCCccaggatgcacagagcctctgggcGAGTCGCAATGGGATGCTTTTCCCACTCATTCCCAGTAGCCAGCAAGATGTTGGTAACACCCAGCGgtttggctactgctgagcagtgccacATCCAGGctctctctccaacatttctccccATCCCCGGCCACAGCAGTAGCttgggggtgggcaagatcttgggagggcatgcagccaggacagctgacccaagggctattccataccagaTGATGGCTGatcagcaataagaagctgagacATAGGGGGAGGAACTGGGGGCATGCGTGGGTTTTTGACAacgtttgtcttctggagcaaccgcTACATGGaatgaagccctgcttcccgggaagtggccggacagcgcctgctgatgggaggtagagaataatcttctgcttctgttttgcttccGTGCGTGgtcttttgctgtattaaactgccgttatcttgacccacaagtttgggggtttttttccatgttatttttctccccaccctgccctgctgaggaggggagtgatagagcggctgggtgggcacctggtgtccagccaaggttaaaccaccacaccCACTTCTGCAGCCGCTTGCGGAGGAACCGGCTGCTTCCCTGCCCACGGCACCGCGGTAGCTGGGTGCTTCTCCtgggggggctctgcctgccatGGAGCATCTGGTGCTGGGCTTGGTGCTGCTGTCCGGGACCCTGGACACTGCCAGACCCCAGCACTGGCAAGACCTCGACCCCGTCGAGAAGGTGGCACTGGACATGGCCCCCAGCTTCTTCGATGACCAGTACCAGGGCTGCAGCCGCAtgatggaggaggagctggaggagctcaACCAAACTGAGTTCACCAACAACAGAGTCTACGCCAGGGCCTGGACCTACGCCACTACTGAATGGCAGAGATGGAAGGCCCGCATCCGTGAGCTGCCAGCGCTGCGGCCAGACCATACGGTCGCCCTGATGGCATATATCCTGGATAGCAACGTGTACGGGGAGTTTGATGCAGCTGTACGTGTGGCCGGGCGCTCCCGCGAGGAATACCTGTGTGCCTTCCATTTCAAGGTGCTGCATTTCCTCCTGAGCGAGGCCCTGCGTATCCTGCAGGACACCCAGCCACAAAAATGCCACCACGTCTACCGAGGTGTAGACGTTCGCTTCACTGCCCGGCACCAACAATCCATCCGCTTCGGACAGTTCACCTCCACCTCCCTACGGAACGACAGCACCCAGCACTTCGGTCAGGACACCTTCTTTTCGATGGAGACCTGCTATGGTGTCCTCATCAGGAacttctccttcttccccacgGAGGAGGAGGTCCTCATCCCGCCCTTTGAGATCTTCAAGGTCACCAACATCACCCACAATGGGAATAGAGCCTTCATCCAGCTCCGCTCCCAGGGCGCAAGCAGCACCTACAACTGCGAGTGGGTGAAAGGTGAATTCCCGGGGGCACGGTCCCTCCCTGCCACAGGGGTGTGGGGTGCAGGAGTGGGGGTGGCCCCATCCCACCAACTCTGCCAGGAAAGGCGGTCTCGATGGCGGGGAGGGTGACGGGGGCAGCTTGCCTTTGGACGCGCATCCTTGCACGCCTCCCAGCCGCTCTCCCCTGGGGTTTGCAAAGGGGCCCTTAGCGGCAGAGCACGGCACAGCCTGGCATGGCACAGCGTGGCAcggctggggaggggtgaggagCGGCACGGCACGTTGCGTGCAGCAGCCGTGCAAACGGTTGGTTTCTTTGGCAGAGAAAAGATCCAAGACCATGGCGTGCGTCTTCAGCGCAGGTGAGCCCAAAGCcccccctgcagctggggagggcagacccccgccgggccccctgccccctcccccccggctgcccctgACTCCCCCTCTCTGGCACCCCCAGGCAGGAGCGTCcagggggaccccccccgcctCTGGGGGTTCCTCCTGGCAGCCGCGGCCCTGGCAGCCGCCGCAGGATCCTGAGCCGAGATGCCACCGCTGCCACGGCACCATGGCGAGGGAAAGGGGTCGGGAACGGGAGCCACCAGCTTCACGGAGCCAGCGGGACAGGacggggcagcaggagggctgggggcacggggacagccCCACTGCTCAGCCCTGCCATGGTGCCACCGGCCCTGGGACACCCCGGCAGCCCCAGGACGCCAGCGGAGCCGGGACGAGACCTTTCCCTGGCTCCCACGGGAATAAAGATTTGCTCTGGGACTGGGGTGTCTCCGGGGGTTCCTGCggctccctgggctgggggcaactcgggggggggggggggggctgcagccggggTCTTCTCCAGCCCCCTCACATCCCCAGCTCTCCCGCATCCAGAGCATCCCGCAGAGCGATGCCCGCAGCCCGGGTCCTGCTCGAGGGGTCcggaggggtgtgtgtgtctcctCCTGGGGtctgtcccctgcctgcagcccatcaccacctcctcctcctcctccggcacAGGGTGCAGCCGTGGGGCCAGgcatccccagggcaggggcaggggcagggctgtCTGTGGCTCTCCTGTCCCTCGCCGGGCTGGGAGGGGGTCAGGGACGGATCCTGCCCTCTGTGCACACCAGAGccgcctcctctccctccctcctcaccccacaggTGCCCCCAACACCCACGCGCAGCCCCGTCCCCAGGACACGGGTGACACCGGCCGACACCAGGCAGCCTTGATGTGCTTTAATAAACCCTGGGGTCCCACAGCCGGCTGCGGGCAGGTCCTGGGGCCGGCCCGGGCAGCGCTCCTGCCTTGGCGAGGGGCGCCGGGAGACCCCCCTAGCACAGTGGGGCCGGCAGACGTGGGGCCATGCGGATCCCATGGTGGGGCATGGAGACAGGCCTCTGTGGAGGTGTCACGTCCCCACACCCAGGGCtgcccctccctgccagccccggagccccgggcagccccactgcacccctgggaccccccaccccggtACTCACAGCACCGTCCCCTCGCGCACGGCCCCGTCCGGGTGCAGCTTCTCCACGAGGGAGCCGTTCCCCAGCCAGTAGAGCAGCGTGAGCTCGGGGAGGCTGCTCACCGCCTCGCACCACACCGTCACGCTCTCGCCTGAGGCCGGACGGGACGcagggtcagaggggctgccagggcagctccagTGGGGGGTCCTGGCCAAGGGCTGGCCCTGCTTGTGCCACTGGCCCCTCGACAGCCTTGGGGTCCTGGGGGGCTCCCGAGCAGGCGAGCACTGCCAGCTCCACCATTCACATTGGGAGGGAGTAGAAGGAGCCCAGCGAAGAGGAGCTGTTCCCCGCCAAGCAGCCCAGGGAGTCTATGGAGGCCAGCGGGCCAAGACGGATTGGCGCTCCTTCCCATTCACTGCACTGAACGTTAGGATGGGATGCAAAGATGATGGTGTAAGCTTCCTATACGGATCTCGAATGGCGCAGACGTGCAAAAAATGCCACGTGCCAGCCCATTGGTGCCTGTGTCGGGTACGGGGTGTCTTGGTCCTGTAACCTGGAGAGGGGTCCCTGCTcaggggaagggggtgggggagcgGCGGCACCGGTGCTGCTCAGGGTGGGAGAGGGCGCCGTACCCGCCCGGTTTGGGGGGACCCTGCACCGCTGTgatgaggttttggggtctcACTTCTGCTCAGCCAGGGGCCTGTCTGCAGGCTGCCTCCCCCAGTGCTGACATGGGGGTCCCCGgggaaggatgctgctgctgtgctcctctCTCCCCGGTTCTCCCCAGGTGGTCCTGCAGGATGAGCCCCTCGCAGGCTCCGAGCCCCCCTGGGCTTTGCCACCCCTGTCCCTGTGTCTGTAAGCACCGCGACGGGGACGCTCCCTTGGCCCAGAGCTGCTCGTGCCGAAGCAGACAGGGACTggtctgtccccagccctgctgcctgcaccctgccctgcctcctgccttctAAGCCCCTCCAAagcccgggggctgcgggcaggggctgAAGTGCCGCGGATGCCCCTCGCCTCCACACCATCTGTGCCACAACCTGCCCCGTCCTCAGCAGCGCGACGGGGGGTCAGTGCAAGCACCGGGCCCCGGGTCAGCAGGGCCAGAGCTGGAGTCAGATGCcgcaggaaaaggcagagccCCCGCGGGGCAGGACGGCACCCGCACCCAGCTTAAAGCAAAGGCAATTTATCCCACGGGGGGTTCCTGACTGTCCCCGGAGCCacgctgcagggcaggagggggcagcGGCTGCTCTGGGTGCTCGGGGGGTTGGAAGGCAAAAATAACCGGGAGGCGAGGGCTGGATCGCGGCCCCAGCAATCCTGGCCAGGGCtgctataaaaagaaagatcagcTGATTCTCACCTCTCCTTCTGGCAGCGGGCGGGCGCCAAGGGGCCGGGTGCCGTGGGACCTGGGGAGCAGAACCCCGACCCTGGCGCGGGGCACAGGTAACGCTTCTTGCCAGGGGTCCCCAGGGGTTTGCTCCCGGCGGGGGACACCACAGACCTGCGGCTGCCAGGGCCATGGTGCCAGGCGCTGGGGACGCCCGCCCGTTGGCAGGGTTTCATGCAAGTCACGGGGTCGGGGTCTGGGCCGGTGCCGGGAGGTGTGCCGAGCGGGGTGCCCCTGGCTGGGGATGCGACTGGGGGTGCtttcccccagcctgccccgctTCTCTCCGCAGCCCCCTCACAGGCCCTGCCGCCCTCCCCGAGCTGACCCTGCTCTCACTCCCCCACTTCCCCAGCTGCTTGCGGAGGAACCGGCTGCTTCCCTGCCCACGGCACTGCGGCAGCTGGGCGCTTCTCCtgggggggctctgcctgccatGGAGCATCTGGTGCTGGGCTTGGTGCTGCTGTCCGGGACCCTGGCTGCTACCAGCCCCCGGCACCAGCGAGACCTCGACCCTGTCAAGAAGGTGGCACTGGACATGGCCCCCAGCTCCTTCGATGACCAGTACCAGGGCTGCAGCCGCAtgatggagaaggagctggaggagctcaACCGCACCGAGTTCACAAACAACAGAGTCTACAAGGAGGCCTGGAGCCAAGCCACTGCTGAATGGCGGAGACGGTGGGGCCGCGTCCCCCAGCGGCAGGCAGTGCGGCCGGACCAGCAGGTCGCCCTGCTGGCATACACCCTGCAGGGCCCCTTGCACCGGGAGTTCAACGCAGCCGTGCGTGTGGCCGGGCGCTCCCGCGAGGAATACCTGAACACCTTCCATTTCAAGGTGCTGCATTTCCTCCTGAGCGAGGCCCTGCGTATCCTGCGGGACACCAGGCCCCAAAAATGCCACAACGTCTACCGGGGTGTAGACATCCGCTTCACTGCCCGGCAGCGCCAATCCATCCGCTTCGGACAGTTCACCTCCACCTCCCTACGGAACGACAGCACCCAGCACTTCGGTCAGGACACCTTCTTCTCGGTGGAGACCTGCTATGGTGTCCTCATCAGGAacttctccttcttccccatgGAGGAGGAGGTCCTCATCCCGCCTTTTGAGATCTTCGAGGTCACCAATGTTGCCCGCAACGGGGACAGAGCCTTCATCCAGCTCCGCTCCCAGGGCGCAAGCAGCACCTACAACTGCGAGTGGGTGAAAGGTGAATTCCCGGGGGCACGGTCCCTCCCTGCCACAGGGGTGTGGGGTGCAGGAATGGGGGTGGCCCCATCCCACCAACTCTGCCAGGAAAGGGGGTCTCGATGGTGGGGAGGGCGACGGGGGCAGCTTGCCTTTGGACGCGCATCCTTGCACGTCTCCCAGCCACTCTCCCCTGGGGTTTGCAAAGGGGCCCTTAGCGGCAGAGCACGGCACAGCCTGGCATGGCACAGCGTGGCAcggctggggaggggtgaggagCGGCACGGCACGTTGCGTGCAGCAGCCGTGCAAACAGTTGGTTTCTTTGGCAGAGAAGAGATGCAAGAACCAGACGTGCGTCTTCAGCGCAGGTGAGCCCAGAGCcccccctgcagctggggagggcagacccccgccgggccccctgccccctcccccccggctgcccctgACTCCCCCTCTCTGGCACCCCCAGGCAGGAGCGTCcagggggaccccccccgcctCTGGGGGTTCCTCCTGGCAGCCGCGGCCCTGGCAGCCGCCGCAGGATCCTGAGCCGAGATGCCACCGCTGCCACGGCACCATGGCGAGGGAAAGGGGTCGGGAACGGGAGCCACCAGCTTCACGGAGCCAGCGGGACAGGacggggcagcaggagggctgggggcacggggacagccCCGCTGCTCAGCCCTGCCATGGTGCCACCGGCCCTGGGACACCCCGGCAGCCCCAGGACGCCAGCGGAGCCGGGACGAGACCTTTCCCTGGCTCCCACGGGAATAAAGATTTGCTCTGGGACTGGGGTGTCTCCGGGGGTTCCTGCggctccctgggctgggggcagctcggggtggggggggggggctgcagccggggTCTTCTCCAGCCCCCTCACATCCCCAGCTCTCCCGCATCCAGAGCATCCCGCAGAGCGATGCCCGCAGCCCGGGTCCTGCTCGAGGGGTCcggaggggtgtgtgtgtctcctCCTGGGGtctgtcccctgcctgcagcccatcatcaccttctccttctcctcctcctcctcctccagcgcAGGGTGCAGCCGTGGGGCCAGgcatccccagggcaggggcaggggcagggctgtCCGTGGCTCTCCGGTCCCtcgctgggctgggagggggtCAGGGACGGATCCTGCCCTCTGTGCACACCAgagccccctcctctccctccctcctcaccccacaggTGCCCCCCGGCACCCACgtgcagccccatccccaggaCATGGGTGACACCGGCCGACACCAGGCAGCCTTGATGTGCTTTAATAAACCCTGGGGTCCCACAGCCGGCTGCGGGCAGGTCCTGGGGCCGGCCCGGGCAGCGCTCCTGCCTTGGCGAGGGGCGCCGGGAGACCCCCCTAGCACAGTGGGGCCGGCAGACGTGGGGCCATGTGGATCCCACGGCGGGGCATGGAGACAGACCTCCGTGGAGGCATCACATCCCCATGCCcatgcccagggctgcccctccctgccagccccagagccctgggcagccccgctgcacccctgggacccccccaccccggtacTCACAGCACCGTCCCCTCGCGCACGGCCCCGTCCGGGTGCAGCTTCTCCACGAAGGAGCCGTTCCCCAGCCAGTAGAGCAGCGTGAGCTCGGGGAGGCTGCTCACCGCCTCGCACCACACCGTCACGCTCTTGCCTGAGGCCGGACGGGACGcagggtcagaggggctgccagggcagctccagTGGGGGGTCCTGGCCAAGGGCTGGCCCTGCTTGTGCCACTGGCCCCTCGACAGCCTTGGGGTCCTGGGGGGCTCCCGAGAGGACGAacactgccagctctgccatCACACTGGGAAGGAGTAGAGGGAGCCCGGGGAAGAGGAGCTGCTCCCCGACAGGAAGCCCAGGGAGTCCATGGAGGCCAGGGGGCCCACCGGGACAGGTGCTTCCTGCTCGAAGCCTCCGTGTTCTCTGTGGGTTCAAAAGATCTGTCAAAAGGAGCAAGTCGCTCATCCCTCGCCTTCGGTCAGtacccctgcccggccccaggGGCCCGCGGCCccccaccaggacccccaggacctTCTCTGCCAAGCCGCTTTCCAGCCGCGTGTCCcggcctgtgctgctgcctggccctgttcctccccaggggcCGCActttgcccttgttgaacttgatGAGGTTCCGTTTCTCCAGCCCACCCAGGGCCCCAGACTCCAGCACACCCGCTGGGGCACCAGCCACCGTCACGTGAAGAGTACGAGGCTGACGCGGGGCTGAGGGgggccctcccgttgagtccCCAGGTTCAGGAAGGATTCCCTTGCTTTCtcaactccttctcagagaggagccgaGGTGCAGCCAGGTCCAGTCCTAGTCCCAGGCTCAGTCAGCGCTTTATGTCTAAAGCgttatgtgtgtagccacttaGCAGAGTCCACGTTTGCCTGTTGGAGCCCTCTCAAGGACCTTCACTGAGACACTGTCACAAAGTCGAAAAAGTCAGACCCCGTTACTCTCTGCCGGCTCACGCTGACCCTGTCTTCGGCACCCACAAGCCCGGACAAGTCCAGCATCCCACATTATCCACCCTGTGACTGTAGTCACAACTCGCCAAGAGGAACATCGTATAATTTGGATGTAGGCGGGCTGAGGGATCCATCTCTCTCCCGCGTTTTCGTTCTCGTCATTTTCAATAGGGGATGGTATTAAGGGGACATATTAGGATCACAGCCTTGAAGCATCCTAACTTGCCTGGTTACAGCTCCAGTTATCATAGATTTCTCCCATGATAATCCAATACTAACAATAACAATCGTTACAATAAACATTAATGCATACCGGGCTCAACTCTGAATCCATCCACTGATTTCTAATCAAACCAACTGAAATCCTTTGAAACCCACCCAGGCCACTGCCAGTCTCCTGGTTTCATTTACTCGCGGAGCTCATGCGTCTGGTCCGCAATTTTTTGCGTCCCATCCATAGCTTGGTGCAAGGTAGCGAACACATTGGGAATTGACACACAACAGGTTTCATCAGGATAGGTGGTATTCAGCCACCCACAAACGCCGCTCTCCTTCAGTAGTAGTATATCCAATGCCAATCGACTCTGCAAGTCATCTGTGAGGTCGCTTGTAGCTGGCTGTTGCTAGCCTCGATGGGCGTCCACATCCAATTAGCAAGAGTCTCTACTTGCCACGTTAGATTTTCTATATACAGTCAGTTGTTAATTATGACTGTCCAATAACCCCAGAATGCTTTCATGGCCAAATTGATCTTCATTCCTGGTATATGATAACTTGGCCGTGGCATGAGGGGTAGTATGTTTATCTTTGTTCTGTACCCTCTTGATTTCATCAGTGCTTTGGTACAATCAAAAGCTATTGTGGGACATAAAGTCCTAAAGTGCATTCTAACCCATCCCAATAGGGTTGaatgacacccccccccccccgcccagaatgagctgttccatcatctttccagggatggaggtgaggccGACTGGTCTctagtttcctgggtcctccttcttgccctttttgaagaccagagtgacattggctttcctccagtcctcaggcacctctcctgttctccatcacctttcaaagatgactgAGAGTGGCTTAGCAAGAACATCggccagctccctgagcactcgtgggggcatcccatcagggcccatcGATTTGTGAATATCGAGTTTGCCGAGATGTCCTCTGACCTGATCCTCCCCGACCAAGGggaggtcttcctttctccagactttctctcctgcctccagggtctgggattcctgagggctggccttagcagtaaagGCCAAACCAAAGGCACCATTCAGTAACTCccccttctctgtatcctccatcaccaggacaccacctcattcagcacgggcccacattttcccttttgctgctgaGGTACTTGAAagagcccttcttgttgtccttgacatctgtcctggtttcggcagggacagagttaactttctttccagcagctggtgtactgctgtgttttggatttaggatgagaataatgttgatcacacactgatggtttcagttgttgccaagcagtcaaggactttttcagcttctcatattgccctgccaacgagaaggcggggCGCACCCAACaatctgggaggggacacggccaggacggctgacccaaactggccaaagggatagtcCATCCATACGACATCGTGTTCCATTTGTAGGGGTGGGCTGAGAAGCGTGGCAGCAGGGAGCTTGGCGCAGCAGCTGGGGGTCTCACGTGGCATTGACTTTGGAGAGATGGCGCtagtcttcccaagtcaccattctgcgtgatggagccctgctttcctggagatggctgaacacctgcctgccatgggaagtggtgaaggaaTTCCTTCCCTTGTGTTGCTTGTGCATGtgggctgggcagctgggggtcgTGCCTAGCGTcaacttcaggtggtgagaGATTGTGCTAGTCATCACTTGTTCTGTTGTAGTTGTTgttgctattttcctttttgtgtttttcctattaaactgtctttattgcaacccatgagttttttcactttcactcttccaattctctccccatcccgctggcgGGGGGGTGAGCGAGTGTctgcatggggctgagctgctggctggggcaaaaccatgacaacaTCCCTTGCCAGGCCAAAGTCAGCTCTCCTCAAGGCCAAGGCTGTAGTCCTACCCATTGCCCTGTTCCTTCCatgcaggatcctgaactccaccatctcatggtcactgcagccaagactGTCCTCGACCTTCATGTCCCCAACCAgtccttctttgtttgttactacaaggtccagcagcacccctctcctcatgggctcctccaccacctgtgtcaaaaagttgtcatcaatgctctgcaggaacctcctggactgtgcgtgcctggctgtgttgcttttccagcaaatagcagggtggctgaagtcccccaGGAGGACCAGGGCCTGCGATCGTGAGgctacttcc
It contains:
- the LOC129200296 gene encoding erythroblast NAD(P)(+)--arginine ADP-ribosyltransferase-like, yielding MEHLVLGLVLLSGTLDTARPQHWQDLDPVEKVALDMAPSFFDDQYQGCSRMMEEELEELNQTEFTNNRVYARAWTYATTEWQRWKARIRELPALRPDHTVALMAYILDSNVYGEFDAAVRVAGRSREEYLCAFHFKVLHFLLSEALRILQDTQPQKCHHVYRGVDVRFTARHQQSIRFGQFTSTSLRNDSTQHFGQDTFFSMETCYGVLIRNFSFFPTEEEVLIPPFEIFKVTNITHNGNRAFIQLRSQGASSTYNCEWVKEKRSKTMACVFSAGRSVQGDPPRLWGFLLAAAALAAAAGS
- the LOC129200295 gene encoding uncharacterized protein LOC129200295 isoform X1 codes for the protein MRLGVLSPSLPRFSPQPPHRPCRPPRADPALTPPLPQLLAEEPAASLPTALRQLGASPGGALPAMEHLVLGLVLLSGTLAATSPRHQRDLDPVKKVALDMAPSSFDDQYQGCSRMMEKELEELNRTEFTNNRVYKEAWSQATAEWRRRWGRVPQRQAVRPDQQVALLAYTLQGPLHREFNAAVRVAGRSREEYLNTFHFKVLHFLLSEALRILRDTRPQKCHNVYRGVDIRFTARQRQSIRFGQFTSTSLRNDSTQHFGQDTFFSVETCYGVLIRNFSFFPMEEEVLIPPFEIFEVTNVARNGDRAFIQLRSQGASSTYNCEEEMQEPDVRLQRRQERPGGPPPPLGVPPGSRGPGSRRRILSRDATAATAPWRGKGVGNGSHQLHGASGTGRGSRRAGGTGTAPLLSPAMVPPALGHPGSPRTPAEPGRDLSLAPTGIKICSGTGVSPGVPAAPWAGGSSGWGGGAAAGVFSSPLTSPALPHPEHPAERCPQPGSCSRGPEGCVCLLLGSVPCLQPIITFSFSSSSSSSAGCSRGARHPQGRGRGRAVRGSPVPRWAGRGSGTDPALCAHQSPLLSLPPHPTGAPRHPRAAPSPGHG
- the LOC129200295 gene encoding erythroblast NAD(P)(+)--arginine ADP-ribosyltransferase-like isoform X2 translates to MEHLVLGLVLLSGTLAATSPRHQRDLDPVKKVALDMAPSSFDDQYQGCSRMMEKELEELNRTEFTNNRVYKEAWSQATAEWRRRWGRVPQRQAVRPDQQVALLAYTLQGPLHREFNAAVRVAGRSREEYLNTFHFKVLHFLLSEALRILRDTRPQKCHNVYRGVDIRFTARQRQSIRFGQFTSTSLRNDSTQHFGQDTFFSVETCYGVLIRNFSFFPMEEEVLIPPFEIFEVTNVARNGDRAFIQLRSQGASSTYNCEWVKEKRCKNQTCVFSAGRSVQGDPPRLWGFLLAAAALAAAAGS